GCGGTCGCCAGCCTGAAAGGCGGGATGGTGGCATCAAAGGCCCGGCCCTCGGCATCGATCATCTGATAACTGCCATGCATGCTGCCCACCGGCGTCTCCAGTACGCTGCCGCTGGTGTACTGGTAGCTGTCACCCGGCTGCAAGACGGGCTGCTCACCGACCACGCCTTCCCCGCGTACTTCCTTGGTCTCGCCGTTGGCATCGGTGATGATCCAGTGGCGGCTGATCAACTGGGCCGGCATCTCGCCCTGATTGGTAATGGTGACACGGTAGGCGAACACGTAGTGGTTCCGTTCGGGCTGGGACTGTTCCGCCAGGTAGCGGGTCTCCACCTGAATCTCGATTCGGGGTAACTGGGACATGGCAGGATCTCGTTGTCAACGGTTTCAGGGATTCCTCAGCCGGGATGCGCTGGCGGGCTCGATCAGGCCCCGACCGCCGCGGCCGGCTGCACTTCGATTTGAAAGGCACACCGCAAGGACTCGCCGGGCGGCAGGTGGATCATGTCGCGCTTGGCCAGCAGATCCGGCGGCTCGCCGACAAAGCTGGCGTGCCCCTGCCAGGGCTCGATGCAGAGAAAGGGCGCGCCCTGGGGCCTGGACCAGATACCAAGGAAGGGAAATCCGGTATAAATCACGCGGATGGAAAGCCCGCCCTGGCGCGGCTGAAATCGCACCCACTGTGACGCGGGATGGAACAGCACGATGGCGTCCTCACGAAACAGCGCTTCATCCAGGGGCAATAGATGTCCCTGCCAGGGCACGGCCCCCTGTCCGCCTGTCAACAAGCCATCCCCGACGAGATAGCGCTCGCCCTGCTCGGGCTGCTCGAAAAGCAGCACGTAATCTGTTTTGGCAAGGCCCTCTTCCAGCGGCCAGTTGAAGGCTGGATGACCGCCCACGCCGAAGGGCACGGTTTCATCACCGGCATTGCGCACCAGAAAGGCGGTCTCGATGCCCTCGCCATGCAACTGATATCGCACCCGCAGATCGAAGGCGAAGGGATAGCGGACAAGCGTTTCGGTGCTGGCACGCAAGCGCAGCGTGACGGCATCGCTGTCCTGCTGCTCAATTTCAAAGACGCTGTCCCGCGCAAAACCATGTTGTCCCAGCTGGAAGGTCTGCCCGGCGTGGGTATAGCGATCGCCTTGCAGACGCCCGACGATGGGAAAGAGGATGGGTGCCGTACGCGGCCAGTAGGCCGGATCAGCGCCCCAGATCACATTGCTGCCACCTGCGGGAATCAGCGAACGCAGCTCGGCCCCAAGCGGGTCGATCTCCGCCCTGAAAAACGCATTTTCCAGCACCACTCTGTCCATGCTCCCCTCCGGGCGTTTGCTTACAATTCCTGGAATTTTGAATACACTAGGGATTTTTCGAGCGAAAATCAAAGGATTGCCATGGCCGACAAACTGGTGATGATGCTGCTGAACACCACGCCCGAGCGCCCCCATGAGTGCGGCGCCCCTTTCTTCCAGGCCGCCGCGGCTGCGGCCATGGATATCGAGGTGGAAATCTATTTTGCCGGCAAGTCCGCCGCGCTCCTGAAAAAGGGCGTAGCTGAAAAGCTCTACCCGAGTGATGGCGGCGACAAGTCCATCTACGAGTTCATGAAGGATGCCGCTGATCTCGGGGTGAAATTCTATGCCTGCGGCGGCGCCCTGACGGGGCATGGAATCAGTGCCGGAGATTTGATCGCCGAATGCACTGGCGCGGCCGGCGGCGCGGCCTACATGGCGCGGGTGATGGATGACGAGTGGAAGGTGCTGGGTTACTAGACCCGGCTTGACTTGGCGGGCCTTGCGCTGTTTAATAGGCGGCCATTGCCCAGGTAGCTCAGTCGGTAGAGCAGAGGACTGAAAATCCTCGTGTCGGCGGTTCGATTCCGTCCCTGGGCACCAGACAAAAAGGGTCAGGCTGAAAAGCCTGACCCTTTTTCTTTGCGTCACGGAATACTTGCTCCAATTCTGCTCCACCGGGGTTGGTATGGCATCCATTCGGAAATGGCGTGAGCTGCAATGGGAGGCGCCCCCGCGTAGTTGCTGCCAAGTAGTTTAAGGACTACAATCGAGCCATAATCGATTTGAGGCAAACCGAGGCCTTCCGGAAATGGTGGACCAATCTGAAGGATGGTCGAGCCCGAGGCGCGATCTTTTCGCGGTTGGACCGTCTGGCTTATGGTCATGCGGGAGATGTGCGACCGGTCGGCCAAGGGATCAGTGAATTGCGCATTCATCATGGCCCGGGCTACCGCATATATTTCCAGCAGCGCGGCGCCACGATCATCCTCCTGTTGTGCGGTGGTGACAAAAGCACACAGGCAAGGGATATTCAGACCGCGAAGCGTTTAGCAAATGAATGGAGCGAGTCATGACCGAGAAACTGACTGTTTTTGATCCTGCCGAGGGGTTGGACTCTGATGAAGCCGTTGCCATGTTCATGGCCGGCGCGTTCGAGACCAACGATGCCGGCTATATCGCGCACGCCCTGGGAGTAGTTGCCCGAGCCAAGGGCATGGCCCAGATTGCCGCCGAAACCGGACTATCCCGCGAACAGCTTTACCGTTCGTTCAGCGAGCGCGGCAACCCGACCTTGAAAACGACGCTGGCGGTGATGAAGGCCCTGGGCATCGAACTGAGCGCCAAGGTCCCCGCCGCCCATTGACTCTCCCCCCGGCTAGCCGGGGTCCAGCAGCACATCGGCACATGCCGCGATCAGGCCCGCCAGTTCGGCCATCCTAGGCCCCCTGCATGGCGGCCTTGCTGCGCACCAGCTTGTTGTCGCGGTAATCCATCAGGGCCTGCTCGATCTCCTCGCGGCTGTTCATGACGAAGGGGCCATACTGCACCACCGGCTCCCCCACCGGCTTGCCCGCCACCAGGATGAAGCGCGCGCCATCCGGGCCGGCGACGAGTTCGACAGCGTCGCCCGGGCTCAGCACGGCCAGACTGTGTTGTGGCAGATCACTGCCGCCCAGCGCCGCGCTCCCCTCGAAAACATAGATGAAAGCGGTGTCGTTCTCACGCAGGTCCTGCCGGAAGGCGTGGCCAGCAGCAAGCGTGACATCCAGATATTGCGCCTGAGTGTTCGGATCCGAGATCGGTCCACGCGTTTCGCCATACTGACCCAGCAGCACGCGCACGCGCTCGCCATCACGATTCACCTCGGGAATCGCCTCGGGCGTGAATTCCTGATACTCGGGATCATTCATCTTTTCACGCGCCGGCAGGTTGATCCAGAGCTGAAAGCCGCGCAGCAAGCCATTGGTCTGCTGTGGCATCTCGGAGTGGATAACGCCGCTGGCGGCCTTCATCCATTGCGCCCCGCCCGCGCGCAGATCGCCGCGATTGCCCATGCTGTCCTGATGCTGCATGTGGCCGTCGAGCATGTAGGTGAAGGTGATGAAACCACGATGCGGGTGCTCGGGAAAGCCCGCGATATATTCATCCGGATTGTTGCTGCCAAAGTGATCCAGCATCAGAAAAGGATCGAGCTGGCGCAAGGCCGGGGTGCCGATGGTGCGGTGCACCGTGACGCCCGCGCCTTCGGATACCGGTCGGGCGCGGATCAGTTGCTGGATGGAACGGGTAGTCATGGCGGACCTCCTGGTTCATTCATAAACGATAGCACGGCCTCAGACAGAAAGGCGGACGATCTGCTCTATCGAAGACCACCGCTTCATGCCCAATCTCTTTGGGTTAGAGAATTGGACTCCAAATCGACGCGCTACTCAATCCGGGGAGGACATCGCCATGATGAAGTGTACGGCTGAACGTGACAGGGCTTCTGAATTCAGTCCGCTTCGCCCCCACCCTGACCTCCCGCTCAAAACCTGCTATATACTCCTACAAACGTCGGAGAAGATATGGCCGCAAGACTCAAGAAGATCCGCCTGGGCGATCTGCTGGTGCAGAATGCCGTCATCAGTCCCATCCAGCTTGAACAGGCCCTGAGCTTGCAGAAGGCCAGTGGCCACAAGCTCGGGCGGGTGCTGGTGGAAAGCGGCACGCTGGCCGAAAGCACCCTGCTCAACTTCCTGGCCACCCAGCTCAACATCCCCTTCATCGATCTCGCGCAGTTTCGCATCGATGCCGCACTGGTTCGGCGCCTGCCGGAGACCTTCGCGCGCCGCTTCCGCGCCCTGCCGCTCCAGGATCAGGGTGGCGCGATCCTGGTCGGCCTGTCCGATCCCACCGACATCTATGCCCAGGACGAGCTGTCACGCCTGCTCGGCAAGCCGGTGGAGCCGGCGGTGATCAGCGAGGCGAGCCTTTTGGAACTGCTGCCGCGCTTTTACAAGGGCACGAGCCAGGCCGCCGGCTTCGCCGAGGAACTCAAGCAGGATCTGGCGGCAAGCACGCCGGATGAACTGCTGACCGAGAGCAGCGTGGAAGACGCGCCGGTGGTGCGCTTCCTCAATGCGCTCTTAAAGGATGCGGTGCGCATGAAGGCCTCGGACGTTCACATCGAGCCGGACGCGAAGCTGCTGCGGGTGCGCTTTCGGGTGGATGGGGTGATGCACGAGCAGGTGACCGGCGAGGCGCGCATCGGCGCTTCCGTGACATCCAAGCTCAAGCTGATGGCGAATCTCGACATTGCCGAGCGACGCCTGCCTCAGGACGGGCGCTTCAATATCAGCATCGAGGGCCGGGCCTACGATATCCGCATGTCGACGCTGCCGGTGCGCTTTGGCGAATCCATCGTGCTGCGTCTGCTGGACCAGTCGAGCGCGCGCAGGCGCTTTCACGAACTCGGCATGGCGCCGGACGTGGAAGCCGTGCTGGAGCATCTGGTGCGCCAGCCGCATGGGCTGCTGCTGGTGACCGGCCCGACCGGCTCGGGCAAGACCACCACGCTCTATGCCGGGCTCAACGAGATCAACTCGGTCGAAAAGAAGATCATCACCGTCGAGGATCCGGTCGAGTATCAGCTTGAACTCGTGAATCAGGTGCAGGTCAACGCGCGCATCGGGCTGGATTTCGCTTTGGTGCTGCGCTCGGTGCTGCGCCAGGACCCGGACGTGGTGATGGTCGGCGAGATCCGCGATCTGGAAACCGCGCAGATCGCCCTGCGCGCCGCGCTCACCGGGCATCTGGTGCTGTCCACCCTGCACACCAATGATGCGGCGTCGAGCCTGACGCGCCTGGTGGATCTGGGCCTGGAGCCCTTCGTGGTGGGATCGAGCGCCATCGGTGTGATGGCCCAGCGGCTGGTGCGGCGCATCTGCCCGCAGTGCAAGACCGAGGACACGGAAGTCTCCGAAGCTGCGCGCGCCCAGTTTGCCGGCCAGCTTGGCAAGACGCCGGGCGAGCTGCGTTTTCACAAGGGGCGGGGTTGTCTGGCCTGCAACAACACCGGCTATCAGGGCCGCCAGGGCATTCATGAACTCATCCGCGTGGACGCTACAGTGCGCGCGGCACTGGAAGCCGGCAATCGCCAGGCCATCGTGGATGCCGCGCTGAAGCAGCCGCAGTATCGCCCCTTGCGCATTGCCGCGCTAAGACTCGCCAGTGAAGGCGTGACCTCGCTGGCGGAAGTGGCGCGAGTCACGGCGGAGATGGATCACTAAGCCATGGCCGAGTTTCTCTACCAGGCCCGCAACCCGCGTGGCGAACTGCTCAATGGCCGCCTGGAGGCGGGTAATGCCAGTGCGGTGGCGGCTTTTCTGAACAACAACAGTCTCATCCCGGTGGATATCCGCGAGGCGCCGCCGCCCAGTTCGCTGCAGTTGCTGATCGAGCGCCTGCGGCTGCGGCGTATCGCGCGCAAGGACATCATCATGTTCGCGCGCCAGCTCTATGCCCTGCTGCGCGCCGGCGTGCCCCTGTTATCCGCCATCGACAGCCTGCGCCAGACCTACGGCATGGATACGCAGCTCGGGCGCATCCTCGGCGAGGTGCGTGCCGACCTCGATGCCGGGCGCTCGCTTTCCGAGGCACTCGCCAGACATCCGCAGGCCTTCAGCGAGCTGTTCGTGAGCCTGGTGGCGGTGGGTGAGAACACCGGCAATCTCGACGCCACCCTGCTCGCGCTGGCGGGTTATCTCGAACGCGACGAGGACACCGCCGGCAAGGTGAAGCGCGCCCTGCGTTACCCCAGCTTTGTCGTGATCGCGCTGGCAGTGGCGATGGCGATCCTCAATTACATGGTGATCCCGCAGTTCGCCAGGATGTTCAAAAGCGCGCATGTGGACCTGCCGATCTTCACCAAGATCCTGATCGCAACCAGTGACTTCAGCACCAAGTACTGGTGGCTGGTGCTGCTGCTGGGCATTGCGCTCTGGTTTGGTGCGCGCGCGGCGGTCAATACCGACCAGGGGCGCCTGCGCTGGGACCGTTACAGGCTGCGCCTGCCGGTGTTCGGCTCGCTCATTCTCAAGAGCGCCATGGCGCGCTTCGCACGCACCCTGCAACTGACCGGCAAGGCCGGCGTGCCCATCCTGCGCGGCATCGAGCTCATCGCCAGGGCCACCGACAACCGCTTCATCGCCGAGCGTCTGCAGGGCATGAAAACCGGCGTGGAACGTGGCGAATCGCTCACCCGCACGGCGCAGGCCACGCATCTGTTTCCGCCGCTGGTACTGCAGATGATCGCGGTGGGGGAGGAATCGGGAAACATCGACGAGCTGATGGGCGATGTCGCGGATTTCTACGAGCGCGAGACCGCTTATGAGATCGAGGCATTGTCAGCAAGAATCGAGCCGATTATGCTAGTGATCATGGGGACTTTAGTCTTAGTGCTTGCCTTGGGTATTTTCCTGCCCATGTGGGACATGGCGCGGGTAGCCCACTGATTTTGCAGTCCGGCTTGTTTTATTTGCGCAAGCCGCTATTTGTCGAAAACAACAAGTTGTCCATTCACCAGGGAGGTTACATCATGTCCATGCAGGTCAAACAGCAGGGTTTCACCCTGATCGAACTCATCGTCGTCATTACCATTCTCGGCATTCTCGCGGCCTTTGCGCTGCCGCGTTTCGTGGATCTGCAAAGAGATGCACGTATTGCCACGCTGAATGGGCTGGCGGGTAGCTTGAAGTCGGCTTCGGCGATGGTGCATGCCAAGGCCTTGGCCAAAGGCCAAACTGCAGGCACTCTCGATATTGGCGACGGTCAGAGCGTCAGACTTAGTAATGGTTACGCCACAACAGCCACAATCGGTAATGCCTTACAGGATTTGACCGGCTTTTCTCTCAGAAATGGAAAATTCACGCTGACAGGCGCACCGACTCCTGCCGAATGCTACGTGCAGTACACGGCTGCCACATCCAGCACAGCACCGGCCACGGTCGGAACGCCAGTAACCAACGGCTGCTAGGCGGAGCGCAGGGTGGGCACAGCCCGCCCTGCTTCTGATGCGCCATGCGCCAGTCCCCTGCTCAAGAAAACGGGTTTACCCTCATTGAGCTGATCGTCGTCATCTCCCTGATCGGCGTCCTCGCCGCCTTTGCCATTCCCCGTTTTTTCGGCGCGGACTCCTTTTCCGCCAGCACCGCCCAGAACGAACTGATCAGCGTCGCCCGTCATGCCCAGCAACTGGGTATGAATCAGACGCACTCCGTGCGACTGGTCATCAGCAACAGCGACTACGGCGTGCAAATCAACAATGCCTGGATCGCCTCGCCCAGCGGGGAGAGCTATCCCCTGCCCTTTCCGCGCGGCGTGACAGCCACAGGCCAGGCACTCGCCTATGACCGCCTCGGCGACACCGGGCAGAGCACCACCGCGACCGTCACGCTCAGCGGCGGTGGCGAGAACCGCCAGGTCTGCATCGAGCCCACTGGCTATGCCCATGCCTGCTAGCATCCAAAGGCAAACGGGCTTCACGCTTATCGAGCTGATCGTCTTCATCGTGGTGATCGGCGTTGCCCTGAGCGGGGTACTGCTGGCGGTGAATCAGGCGACCAGCCACTCGGCTGATCCGATGATCCAGATCCGCGCCGCCGAACTTGGTCAGGCCTATCTCGACGAGATCCTGCCCAAGAAGTTTGACGCCAATACCGGCAATGATGGCCAATCGCCGCCCTGCGATTCCCCTGCTGGCAGGCCCTGTTCCACGGCACTCGGGGTTGAGGCCGGCGAGACCCGCGCGAGCTTCGATGACGTGGATGATTACCAGGGCCTGAATGAAGCGCCCACGGACGCCGAGGGCAATCCCCGGCCCGGCTATGCGGGCTACCGGGTGACAGTGAGCGTTGCCCATGCCGGTACGGATCTCGGGATCGCCAATGCCGCCGCCAAGCGGATCACGGTGACTGTCACCACGCCACAGGGAGAGTCCTTCCCCTTCAGCGCCTATCGGAGCAATTTCTGATGCGCCGCGCTGGGGGCTTCACCCTGATCGAGATGATCGTGGCCTTGGTGATCCTGGGCATTCTCGCCGCCGGGACCACGGCCTTCATCGTGCGCAGCGTGGAGGGTTACCGCGATACGGCCCGGCGCGACCAACTGGCCAGCACTGCGCGTCTGGCGGCAGAGCGCATCAGCCGCGAGCTGCGCGGCGCCCTGCCAAACAGTGTGCGGGTAAGCGGCAATTGCATCGAGTTCATGCCGCTGGTCAGCGGGGCACGCTATCAACGCGAGACGGGCAGCTATCCTTCTGGCGAGGCCATCCTGGCCCTGCCGGTCAGTGGCTTTTCCGAGGCCGCGAGCACGCTCGATGCCCTGGATCTGAATGGCGATTTCAGCCAGGGCGGCTTTGCGCTGGCGGTTTATCCTTTGGGTCCGGGCAGCGGCAATGGTGATCCCTACGCCAGCGGCGATCCCGGCGTGCGCTTTCCGATCCAGTCGGTCAGCACGAGCGGACGACCCGCCGGCGTGAGCCGGGTCACGCTCATTGGGGCACATCAGTTCTCGCGCCAGTCCGCCGCCCAGCGGCTCTTTGTCACCCGCGACCCGGTGAGCTTCTGTGTGCTGAGCAATGGCGAACTGCGCCGTTATCACGATTACGGGGTGCAGGCCAGCCAGCCCGCTCCGCCCGCAGGCGGGGATCTCCTCGCCGAACACCTGCCGCTCAGGGATGGCGGCGGCGCGGTCCAACCCTTTCGCTTTACGGCCGGTTCACTGAACCGCAACGGGCTCGTCGCCCTGGATCTGCGCTTCATGCAGAACGAGGAGTGGGTGCGCATCCGCCATGACATTCAACTGCGCAATGTGCCATGAGACGAGTCCCATGAAACAGCCGTTTTCACAATCTGGATTCTCGCTGCCGGTGGCGATCTTCGTGCTGGTGGTGCTGTCACTGCTGGGCGCGGCGATGACGCGCATGCTGGCGACCGGCGCGCAATCGGTGGGTTTTGAAGTGCTCTCCACCCGCGCCTTCTACGCCGCCGAAAGCGGCGCGCAGTGGGGCATGAACACAATCTTTCCGCCGACAGGCAGCGCGGCCGCCACCTGCTTTGCCCAGCAGGATCTGAGCTTCAGTGCCCAGGGCCTGGCTGGCTGCAGCGCGCAGGTAAGCTGCGCCGGGCCGGTGGTGGTAGCGAATGCCGGCGGCGCGACCAGCACGCAGTTTCGCATCAGCAGCCGGGGCGCTTGCGGCAGCGGCAGGGATGCGGCGACGAGGATGATCGAAGTCGGAGCGCAGAACCCATGAAGCGGCTGCGCCTTCTTCTCGCGTGTTTTTTGATGCTGGCAGCGGGCCAGGCGGCCGCCTATATTCTCAATCTGAACGACAATGTGCACATCGGAAATGATGAGGGCCCGCGCTGGAGCCCGGAACAGGCAATCGGTACAAAGGTTTCCTTGAGCTTCCCGCTTGCCAATCCCGCCACCCTGCAGCAGATCAGTTTTTTTGATCTGGGCGATGTCGAAGCCGGCTGGCCGATTCTGGGTTTCATCGACGGCAAGCCCTGTCCATTTTGTCTTGCTGCGCCCGCCAGCGTGGCGATCGATGGCGTCGCGATTGGCACCCTGGATCGCGATGACCAGAAGTTTACGCTGGTCAAGACGCTGTCCCTGAGCGCCGGCGAGCATACCCTGACTGTCAGCGCGGGGCGAATCTCTCTGCTCTTGCTGGGATTTGGCTATGACGATATCCAGTGGGACAAAATCCAGTTGGACCTCGGCAATGGATCGGGATCGCTTAGTAGCGACCCCTTCAATGCCGTGGACAGGAATACAGACCCCATCACCGGCCCTATCCAGACCAGGATTGCCGGCCAGCCCTTTGATCTGGACATCTATGCCCTCAAGGATGGCCGGGTAAACAATGGGTTCGATGGCGATGTACAGATCGATCTGGTCGATGCCTCCAGCGGCGCGGTCTGCGCCGAGCTGCCGACCCTGCCGGGCTGGAGCAGCATGTCTGCCACGCTGCGCAAGGGTGAAGGGACGCTCAGCAACATCCTGTATGCAGATGCCGTCGCCAAGGTGCGGGTGCGCATCACACAAGCGGGTCTTGGCGATGGCGGTGGGCACGGGCATAAACACGACAACGACAACGACAACGACAACGACAATGGCAATGGCAATGGCAATGGCAATGGACAGAACAATGCAGCGGCCTGCTCCAGCGACAACTTCGCCATCCGCCCGAGCCATTTCCTGATCCAGGCCAGCGATCAGAACTGGGAATCACCAGGCACCACCAATATCCTGAATACCGCGACAGCCAGCGGCACGCCGATCCACAAGGCGGGCCAGCCTTTCACGCTGCGGGCAAGTGCCGTGAATGCTTCGGGCACAGCCACGTCCGGCTACACAGGCGGCACGCCTACGGCAATCGCCGTTTCCCAGGTCCTGCCCGCCGGTGGCGCCCTCGGCACATTGGCAACGGCCAGTTGGACCTTCAGCGCGGGCGTGACGGAAAGCACGGCA
This Thermithiobacillus plumbiphilus DNA region includes the following protein-coding sequences:
- the apaG gene encoding Co2+/Mg2+ efflux protein ApaG — its product is MSQLPRIEIQVETRYLAEQSQPERNHYVFAYRVTITNQGEMPAQLISRHWIITDANGETKEVRGEGVVGEQPVLQPGDSYQYTSGSVLETPVGSMHGSYQMIDAEGRAFDATIPPFRLATATVLH
- a CDS encoding aldose 1-epimerase family protein, whose product is MDRVVLENAFFRAEIDPLGAELRSLIPAGGSNVIWGADPAYWPRTAPILFPIVGRLQGDRYTHAGQTFQLGQHGFARDSVFEIEQQDSDAVTLRLRASTETLVRYPFAFDLRVRYQLHGEGIETAFLVRNAGDETVPFGVGGHPAFNWPLEEGLAKTDYVLLFEQPEQGERYLVGDGLLTGGQGAVPWQGHLLPLDEALFREDAIVLFHPASQWVRFQPRQGGLSIRVIYTGFPFLGIWSRPQGAPFLCIEPWQGHASFVGEPPDLLAKRDMIHLPPGESLRCAFQIEVQPAAAVGA
- a CDS encoding DsrE family protein, with amino-acid sequence MADKLVMMLLNTTPERPHECGAPFFQAAAAAAMDIEVEIYFAGKSAALLKKGVAEKLYPSDGGDKSIYEFMKDAADLGVKFYACGGALTGHGISAGDLIAECTGAAGGAAYMARVMDDEWKVLGY
- a CDS encoding type II toxin-antitoxin system RelE/ParE family toxin; the protein is MRQTEAFRKWWTNLKDGRARGAIFSRLDRLAYGHAGDVRPVGQGISELRIHHGPGYRIYFQQRGATIILLLCGGDKSTQARDIQTAKRLANEWSES
- a CDS encoding addiction module antidote protein, with amino-acid sequence MTEKLTVFDPAEGLDSDEAVAMFMAGAFETNDAGYIAHALGVVARAKGMAQIAAETGLSREQLYRSFSERGNPTLKTTLAVMKALGIELSAKVPAAH
- a CDS encoding pirin family protein: MTTRSIQQLIRARPVSEGAGVTVHRTIGTPALRQLDPFLMLDHFGSNNPDEYIAGFPEHPHRGFITFTYMLDGHMQHQDSMGNRGDLRAGGAQWMKAASGVIHSEMPQQTNGLLRGFQLWINLPAREKMNDPEYQEFTPEAIPEVNRDGERVRVLLGQYGETRGPISDPNTQAQYLDVTLAAGHAFRQDLRENDTAFIYVFEGSAALGGSDLPQHSLAVLSPGDAVELVAGPDGARFILVAGKPVGEPVVQYGPFVMNSREEIEQALMDYRDNKLVRSKAAMQGA
- a CDS encoding GspE/PulE family protein produces the protein MAARLKKIRLGDLLVQNAVISPIQLEQALSLQKASGHKLGRVLVESGTLAESTLLNFLATQLNIPFIDLAQFRIDAALVRRLPETFARRFRALPLQDQGGAILVGLSDPTDIYAQDELSRLLGKPVEPAVISEASLLELLPRFYKGTSQAAGFAEELKQDLAASTPDELLTESSVEDAPVVRFLNALLKDAVRMKASDVHIEPDAKLLRVRFRVDGVMHEQVTGEARIGASVTSKLKLMANLDIAERRLPQDGRFNISIEGRAYDIRMSTLPVRFGESIVLRLLDQSSARRRFHELGMAPDVEAVLEHLVRQPHGLLLVTGPTGSGKTTTLYAGLNEINSVEKKIITVEDPVEYQLELVNQVQVNARIGLDFALVLRSVLRQDPDVVMVGEIRDLETAQIALRAALTGHLVLSTLHTNDAASSLTRLVDLGLEPFVVGSSAIGVMAQRLVRRICPQCKTEDTEVSEAARAQFAGQLGKTPGELRFHKGRGCLACNNTGYQGRQGIHELIRVDATVRAALEAGNRQAIVDAALKQPQYRPLRIAALRLASEGVTSLAEVARVTAEMDH
- a CDS encoding type II secretion system F family protein; amino-acid sequence: MAEFLYQARNPRGELLNGRLEAGNASAVAAFLNNNSLIPVDIREAPPPSSLQLLIERLRLRRIARKDIIMFARQLYALLRAGVPLLSAIDSLRQTYGMDTQLGRILGEVRADLDAGRSLSEALARHPQAFSELFVSLVAVGENTGNLDATLLALAGYLERDEDTAGKVKRALRYPSFVVIALAVAMAILNYMVIPQFARMFKSAHVDLPIFTKILIATSDFSTKYWWLVLLLGIALWFGARAAVNTDQGRLRWDRYRLRLPVFGSLILKSAMARFARTLQLTGKAGVPILRGIELIARATDNRFIAERLQGMKTGVERGESLTRTAQATHLFPPLVLQMIAVGEESGNIDELMGDVADFYERETAYEIEALSARIEPIMLVIMGTLVLVLALGIFLPMWDMARVAH
- a CDS encoding type II secretion system protein, which encodes MSMQVKQQGFTLIELIVVITILGILAAFALPRFVDLQRDARIATLNGLAGSLKSASAMVHAKALAKGQTAGTLDIGDGQSVRLSNGYATTATIGNALQDLTGFSLRNGKFTLTGAPTPAECYVQYTAATSSTAPATVGTPVTNGC
- a CDS encoding type II secretion system protein yields the protein MRQSPAQENGFTLIELIVVISLIGVLAAFAIPRFFGADSFSASTAQNELISVARHAQQLGMNQTHSVRLVISNSDYGVQINNAWIASPSGESYPLPFPRGVTATGQALAYDRLGDTGQSTTATVTLSGGGENRQVCIEPTGYAHAC
- a CDS encoding type IV pilus modification PilV family protein — encoded protein: MPASIQRQTGFTLIELIVFIVVIGVALSGVLLAVNQATSHSADPMIQIRAAELGQAYLDEILPKKFDANTGNDGQSPPCDSPAGRPCSTALGVEAGETRASFDDVDDYQGLNEAPTDAEGNPRPGYAGYRVTVSVAHAGTDLGIANAAAKRITVTVTTPQGESFPFSAYRSNF
- a CDS encoding type II secretion system protein; amino-acid sequence: MRRAGGFTLIEMIVALVILGILAAGTTAFIVRSVEGYRDTARRDQLASTARLAAERISRELRGALPNSVRVSGNCIEFMPLVSGARYQRETGSYPSGEAILALPVSGFSEAASTLDALDLNGDFSQGGFALAVYPLGPGSGNGDPYASGDPGVRFPIQSVSTSGRPAGVSRVTLIGAHQFSRQSAAQRLFVTRDPVSFCVLSNGELRRYHDYGVQASQPAPPAGGDLLAEHLPLRDGGGAVQPFRFTAGSLNRNGLVALDLRFMQNEEWVRIRHDIQLRNVP
- a CDS encoding pilus assembly PilX N-terminal domain-containing protein codes for the protein MKQPFSQSGFSLPVAIFVLVVLSLLGAAMTRMLATGAQSVGFEVLSTRAFYAAESGAQWGMNTIFPPTGSAAATCFAQQDLSFSAQGLAGCSAQVSCAGPVVVANAGGATSTQFRISSRGACGSGRDAATRMIEVGAQNP
- a CDS encoding DUF6701 domain-containing protein; this encodes MKRLRLLLACFLMLAAGQAAAYILNLNDNVHIGNDEGPRWSPEQAIGTKVSLSFPLANPATLQQISFFDLGDVEAGWPILGFIDGKPCPFCLAAPASVAIDGVAIGTLDRDDQKFTLVKTLSLSAGEHTLTVSAGRISLLLLGFGYDDIQWDKIQLDLGNGSGSLSSDPFNAVDRNTDPITGPIQTRIAGQPFDLDIYALKDGRVNNGFDGDVQIDLVDASSGAVCAELPTLPGWSSMSATLRKGEGTLSNILYADAVAKVRVRITQAGLGDGGGHGHKHDNDNDNDNDNGNGNGNGNGQNNAAACSSDNFAIRPSHFLIQASDQNWESPGTTNILNTATASGTPIHKAGQPFTLRASAVNASGTATSGYTGGTPTAIAVSQVLPAGGALGTLATASWTFSAGVTESTAAYSEVGAVAVQVTDSGFASVDASDGTPLCQRSIGLRCNAGNQPQYAKGATTIGRFVPDHFEIPAISIRNRTDAATLAGCGNPFSYLDEQFDLVFSISAHNAQNQLTRNYSGTLAKFDQPFAPDTSASQGRWRFSAIDSPVSTSSADLTPRLAQNGFAGSTAFSNGEADGVRAQLKIRRQDSAPGFTPDGPFLNTDISLTPEDGDGVMTKPHNPVHSAFYFGRLTADNAYGSELLPLPMWVRTQFWDSASRSWRDKTDDTCSLFQLSPPTGTALGATAANDGRGYWTQADYSATGGQLFAPNTSGHRAGAQLWYTAGGTGGSFLVPFAAHPYLLSQPALAAFGHFQGNRHIIYWREVLN